The following are from one region of the Deinococcus misasensis DSM 22328 genome:
- a CDS encoding LacI family DNA-binding transcriptional regulator produces the protein MPKKTTLADVAERAGVSPSTVSRIINGTARVTQQTRQTVQEAIVALSYQPNVSAKGLVQGKTLTVGVVTHDLGCPYFGPALQGLQEALQGTEYMPIFLDAHWDKHLEERAIQRLLGRVDGLMVMGGLLGETRLQQIARQIPLIALGRSIPEFEHQCVQVDQYHSTRQLMDHLFSLGHQRIVHISGPQGHVDGQERLRAYQDAMLNEGLNADPDWVYTGDFQEATGLKAVQHWHEQHVQYTALFAANDQMALGARLALHELGIQVPHQVSLVGFDDTVAAAFAVPPLTTIRQPMHELGRRAGRALLQLMEGREVRLARVMPELMVRASTGPVPKAP, from the coding sequence ATGCCCAAAAAGACCACTCTGGCCGATGTGGCAGAGCGTGCTGGGGTTTCCCCCAGCACCGTGTCACGCATCATCAACGGCACCGCCCGGGTCACCCAGCAAACCCGACAGACCGTGCAGGAGGCCATTGTGGCCCTGTCCTACCAGCCCAATGTGAGTGCCAAAGGTCTGGTGCAGGGCAAAACCCTCACGGTGGGGGTGGTCACCCATGACCTTGGATGTCCCTACTTCGGTCCGGCCCTGCAAGGCCTGCAAGAAGCCCTGCAAGGCACCGAATACATGCCGATCTTTCTGGACGCCCACTGGGACAAACACCTTGAAGAGCGCGCCATCCAGCGCCTCTTGGGCAGGGTGGACGGCCTGATGGTGATGGGGGGACTGCTGGGCGAAACCCGCCTGCAACAGATTGCCCGCCAGATTCCCCTCATTGCACTGGGACGCAGCATCCCCGAGTTCGAGCACCAGTGCGTGCAGGTGGACCAGTACCACAGCACCCGGCAACTGATGGACCACCTGTTCTCCCTCGGGCACCAGAGGATCGTGCACATCAGTGGCCCACAAGGCCATGTGGACGGTCAAGAGCGGCTGCGGGCCTATCAGGACGCCATGCTCAATGAAGGTCTGAATGCAGACCCGGACTGGGTCTACACCGGAGATTTTCAGGAAGCCACCGGGCTGAAAGCCGTGCAGCACTGGCATGAACAGCACGTCCAGTACACCGCCCTTTTCGCGGCCAACGACCAGATGGCGCTCGGGGCAAGGCTGGCCCTGCATGAACTTGGGATACAGGTGCCCCACCAGGTGTCTCTGGTGGGCTTTGATGACACGGTGGCCGCTGCTTTCGCAGTTCCACCCCTCACCACCATCCGGCAACCCATGCATGAACTGGGACGCCGGGCTGGGCGTGCCCTTTTGCAACTCATGGAAGGCCGAGAAGTGCGTCTGGCCCGGGTGATGCCTGAACTGATGGTGCGGGCATCCACAGGTCCAGTTCCTAAAGCACCCTGA
- a CDS encoding GH1 family beta-glucosidase produces the protein MTLSRDLFPSTFKWGSATSSHQIEGAAFEDGKGLSIWDTFSHTPGKIKGGDHADVACDHYHRWQEDLDLMQDLGLNSYRFSISWPRVIPAGTGAVNAKGLDFYDRLVDGLLQRNLEPFVTLYHWDLPQALQDQGGWVSRDTAYHFADYARTMAEKLGDRVTNWITHNEPFCTAIMGHLYGAHAPGIQDLHSALQALHHVYLSHGLAVPVLREHSRPDAQVGITLSLHPVYPHSEQPRDILAARRHDGFRNRWYLDPLYGRGYPQDVWERYGQHVPDVQDGDLDTISAKLDFLGVNYYFREVVEDSPGHGLFDAREIHLENVKRTHFDWEVFPEGLTALLKRIHEDYAPEKIYITENGATFEEEMVDGQVDDEDRRQFLEDHIQECLNVVQAGVPLEGYFAWSLLDNFEWAEGYDKRFGMVHVDFSTQQRTLKTSGNWYRDFLRIPVES, from the coding sequence ATGACCCTTTCACGTGACCTCTTTCCATCCACCTTCAAGTGGGGTTCTGCCACCTCAAGCCACCAGATTGAAGGGGCGGCCTTCGAAGACGGCAAAGGCCTCAGCATCTGGGACACCTTCTCCCACACCCCCGGCAAAATCAAAGGGGGAGACCACGCAGATGTGGCCTGCGACCACTACCACCGCTGGCAAGAAGACCTCGATTTGATGCAGGACCTGGGCCTCAACAGTTACCGCTTCTCCATCTCATGGCCAAGGGTGATTCCTGCCGGAACCGGAGCCGTGAACGCCAAGGGTCTGGATTTCTATGACCGTCTGGTGGACGGCTTGCTGCAAAGGAACCTCGAACCGTTCGTGACCCTCTACCACTGGGATTTGCCGCAAGCCCTGCAAGACCAGGGGGGATGGGTCTCCAGAGACACCGCTTACCACTTCGCGGATTATGCCCGCACCATGGCCGAAAAACTCGGGGACCGGGTCACGAACTGGATCACCCACAACGAACCGTTCTGCACCGCCATCATGGGTCACCTGTACGGCGCTCACGCCCCCGGCATTCAGGATTTGCACTCGGCCCTGCAAGCCCTGCACCACGTGTACCTGTCACACGGTCTTGCTGTGCCGGTGCTGCGCGAACACAGCCGACCTGACGCGCAAGTGGGCATCACCCTGAGCCTCCACCCGGTTTACCCGCACTCCGAACAGCCCAGAGACATCCTTGCAGCCAGACGCCACGACGGTTTCCGCAACCGCTGGTACCTCGATCCCCTGTACGGCAGAGGCTACCCGCAGGACGTGTGGGAGCGCTACGGCCAGCACGTGCCCGACGTGCAAGACGGCGACCTTGACACCATCAGCGCGAAACTGGATTTCCTCGGGGTGAATTACTACTTCCGGGAAGTGGTGGAAGACAGCCCCGGACATGGCCTGTTCGATGCCCGTGAAATCCACCTTGAGAACGTCAAACGCACCCACTTTGACTGGGAGGTGTTCCCTGAAGGCCTCACCGCGCTTCTGAAACGCATCCACGAGGATTACGCCCCAGAGAAAATCTACATCACCGAAAACGGAGCCACCTTCGAGGAAGAAATGGTGGATGGTCAAGTGGACGATGAGGACCGCAGGCAATTTCTGGAAGACCACATTCAAGAATGCCTGAACGTGGTCCAGGCTGGTGTTCCTCTGGAGGGTTACTTCGCGTGGAGTTTGCTCGACAATTTCGAATGGGCCGAAGGGTACGACAAACGTTTCGGGATGGTGCACGTGGACTTCTCCACCCAGCAGCGCACCCTCAAAACGTCCGGGAACTGGTACCGTGACTTTTTGCGGATTCCGGTGGAATCCTGA
- a CDS encoding glycoside hydrolase family 30 protein encodes MKASAFLLTLALLYPQAGAMNGVQVLLTTGDQSHLLTPEQLNFTPQDPNLTTTIEVNKEVEYQTMEGVGAALTESSAHLIHSLSPEKQKEVLEGFFDPQKGIGMDVVRLPIGASDFALGNYTHNDLPWGETDPELKKFSLQRDQQAVIPTLQQALGINKDLTVVASPWSAPAWMKVGNSRTAADGLGKGRLNPEFESSYAQYFVKFIQGYWEAGIPIHLVTVQNEPHHESYGYPTMRMEFDQQGRFVSEHLRPALDQAGLKTGILVWDHNWNEPDYPLAVLSSEKVRQSVAGTAWHCYGGDVSNQSIVHDRYPELGTYFTECSGGEWSPQFSNNLMWTTQNLLIGATRNWAKTVLMWNLALDEEHGPTNGGCGNCRGVITLHKDGTLEKNVETYLFSHYGKVVRKGAKRIESTTKPGEWESVAFQNPDGSLALIVMNPQNTPLSFQVNAGQHFQYSLPAQSVATFHWQPPL; translated from the coding sequence TTGAAAGCCTCAGCCTTTCTCCTCACTCTGGCCTTGCTTTACCCACAGGCGGGTGCCATGAACGGCGTGCAGGTGCTGCTGACCACCGGAGACCAGAGCCACCTGCTGACCCCAGAGCAACTCAACTTCACCCCTCAAGACCCCAACCTCACCACCACCATCGAAGTGAACAAAGAGGTCGAGTACCAGACCATGGAAGGGGTGGGTGCAGCCCTCACCGAATCCAGCGCCCACCTGATCCACTCGCTCAGCCCCGAAAAACAAAAAGAGGTGCTGGAGGGTTTCTTTGACCCCCAAAAAGGCATCGGCATGGATGTGGTGCGGCTCCCCATCGGGGCAAGTGACTTTGCTCTCGGGAATTACACCCACAACGACCTGCCGTGGGGGGAAACTGACCCTGAGCTGAAAAAGTTCAGCCTGCAAAGGGACCAGCAGGCGGTGATTCCCACCCTGCAACAGGCTCTGGGCATCAACAAGGACCTCACCGTGGTGGCCTCACCGTGGAGCGCCCCGGCGTGGATGAAAGTCGGCAACTCCCGCACCGCGGCAGATGGGCTTGGCAAAGGTCGCCTCAACCCAGAATTTGAAAGCAGCTACGCACAGTACTTCGTGAAATTCATTCAGGGTTACTGGGAAGCCGGGATTCCCATCCATCTGGTGACTGTGCAGAACGAACCACACCACGAAAGTTACGGCTACCCCACCATGCGCATGGAATTCGACCAGCAGGGGCGCTTTGTTTCGGAGCACCTGAGACCTGCACTGGATCAGGCGGGCCTGAAAACCGGAATTCTGGTGTGGGACCACAACTGGAATGAACCCGACTACCCTCTGGCGGTGCTCTCCAGCGAAAAAGTGCGCCAGAGTGTGGCGGGCACCGCATGGCACTGCTACGGCGGAGACGTCAGCAACCAGTCCATTGTGCACGACCGGTACCCGGAGCTCGGCACCTACTTCACCGAATGCTCGGGAGGGGAGTGGTCCCCGCAGTTCAGCAACAACCTGATGTGGACCACCCAGAACCTGCTGATCGGCGCGACCCGCAACTGGGCCAAAACGGTGTTGATGTGGAATCTGGCCCTCGACGAAGAACACGGCCCCACCAATGGAGGCTGCGGGAATTGCCGCGGGGTGATCACCCTGCACAAAGACGGCACCCTCGAAAAGAACGTGGAAACGTACCTGTTCTCCCATTACGGCAAGGTGGTGCGCAAAGGGGCCAAACGCATTGAGTCCACCACCAAGCCCGGCGAGTGGGAATCGGTGGCCTTCCAGAACCCTGACGGCTCTCTGGCCCTCATCGTGATGAACCCCCAGAACACTCCGCTCTCTTTCCAGGTGAATGCCGGACAGCATTTCCAGTACAGCCTTCCTGCACAGTCCGTGGCGACCTTCCACTGGCAGCCACCCTTATAA
- a CDS encoding carbohydrate ABC transporter permease produces the protein MIHEIRNQKKKTTPQAQKRRLLQVVLFALLLVITLIMVSPFVWMVSTALKHPQDVFSAVPQFLPTDQATGKIYATFDNFTQVLETSGLKKAFVNSLVVVLVVVPLKVFLAALAGYAFARIPFWGRDQLFMVLLSTMMIPWVALLVPRLLVTKSLGMYDSLWGLIVPMCISVFDVFLMRQYFMSQPKELEEAAMMDGASRFTTFLRVNLPLARPVISVVAISALIWHWNDLTWPLVILSSPENYTVPLALALLANSRVPQPNLIMAASAIATIPVMVMFLIFQRRIIDGIVLSTGKDS, from the coding sequence ATGATCCATGAAATCCGAAACCAGAAGAAAAAAACCACCCCCCAGGCCCAGAAACGCCGCCTCTTGCAGGTGGTGCTGTTCGCCCTCCTCCTCGTGATCACCCTCATCATGGTGTCACCCTTCGTGTGGATGGTCTCCACCGCCCTCAAGCACCCTCAAGATGTGTTCTCTGCGGTGCCCCAATTCCTGCCCACCGATCAAGCCACCGGGAAAATCTACGCCACATTTGACAACTTCACACAGGTGCTGGAAACCAGTGGCCTCAAAAAAGCCTTTGTGAACAGCCTCGTGGTGGTGCTGGTGGTGGTGCCCCTCAAAGTGTTCCTTGCAGCCCTCGCGGGTTACGCCTTTGCCCGCATTCCCTTCTGGGGCCGCGATCAACTGTTCATGGTGCTGCTGTCCACCATGATGATTCCGTGGGTGGCCCTGCTGGTCCCCCGCCTTTTGGTCACCAAATCGCTCGGGATGTACGACTCTTTGTGGGGCCTGATCGTGCCGATGTGCATCTCGGTGTTCGATGTGTTTCTGATGCGCCAGTACTTCATGTCGCAACCCAAAGAGCTGGAAGAAGCCGCCATGATGGATGGTGCGAGCCGCTTCACCACCTTCCTGCGGGTGAACCTGCCTCTGGCCCGCCCGGTGATTTCGGTGGTCGCCATCTCCGCCCTGATCTGGCACTGGAACGACCTGACCTGGCCTCTGGTGATCCTCTCCAGCCCCGAGAATTACACCGTTCCACTGGCTCTGGCCTTGCTGGCCAACAGCCGGGTGCCCCAGCCGAACCTGATCATGGCCGCCTCCGCGATTGCCACCATCCCGGTGATGGTGATGTTCCTGATTTTCCAGCGGCGCATCATCGACGGCATCGTGCTCTCCACGGGGAAAGACAGTTGA
- a CDS encoding carbohydrate ABC transporter permease, producing MTVNSKTSRKPSSKPWLGRHQNIDGLTGLLFVLPVLIYFVVFLLYPTVAALYYSFTHWDMRTEPVWVGLQNYQELLSDRTKYPYFWHSMMVTAKYTLIAVPLGLITALGLALLVDAAPRGKRFFQAAFYLPVITAEAAVATVWRWLYDPLYGLFNAGLEKVGLPGQNWLGQPDLVLPALAIISAWQSGSAMLIFMSGLKSIPRETYEAAAIDGADGWKSFLHVTLPMLRPTTFYLSVTGLIGAFQVFGVVYVLFGAAGGGLGGPQQSGLTYVLSLYNHAFRYNDMGAASAMSFLLFVVIFIITFLQFRFLPQRQS from the coding sequence ATGACTGTGAACTCCAAAACCTCCAGAAAGCCAAGCTCAAAACCGTGGCTTGGCAGACACCAGAACATCGATGGCCTGACAGGACTGCTTTTTGTGCTGCCGGTCCTGATTTACTTCGTGGTGTTCCTGCTGTACCCCACCGTCGCCGCACTGTATTACAGTTTCACCCACTGGGACATGCGCACCGAACCGGTGTGGGTGGGCCTGCAAAACTATCAGGAACTCCTCTCCGACCGCACCAAGTATCCATACTTCTGGCATTCCATGATGGTCACCGCCAAATACACCCTGATCGCTGTCCCTCTGGGACTGATCACCGCTCTGGGTCTGGCCCTTTTGGTGGACGCTGCCCCCAGAGGCAAACGTTTCTTTCAGGCGGCCTTTTACCTGCCGGTCATCACTGCTGAAGCGGCTGTGGCCACCGTGTGGCGCTGGCTGTACGACCCCCTTTACGGGCTTTTCAACGCTGGACTCGAAAAAGTCGGTTTGCCCGGACAGAACTGGTTGGGACAGCCGGATCTGGTGTTGCCTGCTCTGGCGATCATCTCGGCATGGCAGTCGGGCTCAGCGATGCTGATTTTCATGTCCGGCCTGAAAAGCATCCCCAGAGAAACCTACGAAGCTGCCGCCATTGACGGCGCAGACGGCTGGAAGAGCTTCCTGCACGTCACCCTGCCGATGTTGCGCCCCACCACCTTCTACCTTTCTGTCACCGGACTGATCGGTGCTTTTCAGGTGTTCGGGGTGGTGTATGTGCTGTTTGGGGCAGCCGGAGGCGGACTGGGCGGACCCCAGCAGTCGGGCCTGACTTACGTGCTTTCCCTGTACAACCACGCCTTCCGCTACAACGACATGGGTGCAGCGAGCGCCATGTCCTTCCTGCTCTTCGTGGTCATCTTCATCATCACCTTCTTGCAGTTCCGCTTTTTGCCCCAACGCCAGAGCTGA
- a CDS encoding ABC transporter substrate-binding protein produces MKKVAATLITLGLSTAFAQNVTGKIDFWVYQPEHGAMGVLTGLKAEFEKLHPGTTINIVPVPKDDFNTKINTAIAAGNAPDASYLDQPLVARFASDKLLDAMPAKLINKADYYRGALNTNMVGSKLYGLPLSQTTVALYYNKDLVPNPPKTWNELLAVAKKVYDPQKKIAAFAVPRGDGWGAWLFPGFVATAGGKMLDAKTKTVSFGEQPAIDALNLWKDLLAYSPRMITDSQNAFQTGRVAMMISGPWELNGLRTNWPKLNFGVALIPKGKANGSNIGGDNAVVYAKAKNKALAWEWLKFITQPEQNTKLATQVMGNFPINVKTAKGDWLKGDKDLAVFIQQMKTAQARPTVKDWIKVNDEIVAKALEEALDGGASAEKALKDAASKAKTVLGW; encoded by the coding sequence ATGAAAAAAGTTGCTGCAACCCTCATCACCCTCGGCCTTTCCACCGCTTTTGCCCAGAACGTCACAGGAAAAATCGACTTCTGGGTGTACCAGCCCGAGCACGGGGCCATGGGCGTTTTGACCGGCCTGAAAGCTGAATTCGAAAAACTGCACCCCGGCACCACCATCAACATCGTTCCGGTGCCCAAAGACGACTTCAACACCAAAATCAACACCGCCATTGCAGCAGGAAACGCCCCTGACGCCTCCTACCTCGATCAGCCTCTGGTGGCCCGTTTCGCTTCTGACAAACTGCTGGACGCCATGCCTGCCAAACTAATCAACAAAGCCGATTACTACCGCGGTGCCCTCAACACCAACATGGTGGGATCCAAACTGTACGGCTTGCCCCTCTCCCAGACCACCGTTGCTTTGTACTACAACAAGGATCTGGTGCCCAACCCCCCAAAAACCTGGAATGAACTGCTGGCCGTGGCCAAAAAAGTGTACGATCCCCAGAAGAAAATTGCCGCTTTCGCTGTGCCCAGAGGGGACGGCTGGGGCGCATGGCTGTTCCCCGGTTTCGTGGCCACCGCAGGCGGCAAGATGCTCGATGCCAAAACCAAAACCGTTTCCTTCGGAGAGCAACCCGCCATTGACGCCCTGAACCTCTGGAAGGACCTGCTGGCTTACTCCCCCCGCATGATCACCGACAGCCAGAACGCCTTCCAGACCGGACGGGTCGCCATGATGATCAGCGGTCCATGGGAACTGAACGGACTGAGAACCAACTGGCCCAAACTCAACTTCGGGGTGGCGTTGATCCCCAAAGGCAAAGCCAACGGCAGCAACATCGGCGGGGACAACGCTGTGGTGTACGCCAAAGCCAAGAACAAAGCCCTCGCGTGGGAATGGCTGAAGTTCATCACCCAGCCCGAGCAGAACACCAAGCTGGCCACGCAAGTGATGGGCAACTTCCCCATCAACGTCAAAACCGCCAAAGGCGACTGGCTCAAAGGGGACAAGGACCTTGCCGTGTTCATTCAGCAAATGAAAACCGCGCAGGCCCGTCCTACCGTCAAAGACTGGATCAAAGTCAACGATGAAATTGTCGCCAAAGCCCTTGAAGAGGCCCTCGATGGAGGCGCAAGCGCCGAAAAAGCCCTCAAGGACGCTGCCAGCAAAGCCAAAACCGTCCTGGGCTGGTGA
- a CDS encoding ROK family transcriptional regulator, which yields MTVLKGDQSTTRLLNRRLILNHIRKNGASSRGQLSEHTGLSPAAITAVTTELLQEELLTEVGHKRPVPLDIHYKKHHAIGVKLLEDRLEGVLTDLSTQVIQEITLDLPNHDPLTVARAIHHLQTQLSILTNTPFERIVGIGLGLPGLIDAERGVCIKSARFGWLDISLSSLISQHTQLPVWVDNDVNAYTTAERLYGQARHLSHFIVVSIGRGIGSGIVIDNKIHRGLHGAAGEFGHTLVQRNGRPCECGRLGCLEAYTSEKAILEHYQSLTGMQRGANITGLVRLAENGHEAASEVLAEAGKRLGEAIASYVNLLAPQQVILCGEGTAWGEPFFRPMREAYQQGVYAEDALHLPITVVEHRPDAWTRGAASLAVEHFFDFESSKAEITPRSG from the coding sequence ATGACCGTGCTGAAAGGAGACCAGAGCACCACCCGTCTTCTCAACCGCCGCCTGATCCTCAACCACATCCGCAAAAACGGCGCGTCCAGTCGCGGTCAACTCAGCGAACACACCGGACTCAGTCCTGCAGCCATCACTGCCGTCACCACCGAACTTTTGCAAGAAGAACTCCTCACCGAAGTGGGCCACAAACGCCCGGTTCCCCTCGACATCCACTACAAAAAACACCATGCCATTGGTGTCAAATTGCTTGAGGACCGGCTGGAAGGGGTGCTCACCGACCTCTCCACCCAGGTGATCCAGGAGATCACCCTGGATTTGCCCAACCACGATCCCCTGACCGTGGCCCGCGCCATTCACCATCTGCAAACCCAGCTCTCCATCCTCACCAACACCCCTTTTGAGCGCATTGTCGGCATCGGACTGGGCCTGCCCGGCCTGATCGATGCTGAACGTGGGGTTTGCATCAAATCCGCACGCTTCGGCTGGCTGGACATCTCCCTCAGCTCCTTGATCAGCCAGCACACCCAACTCCCCGTGTGGGTGGACAATGATGTCAACGCTTACACCACCGCTGAACGCCTGTACGGACAGGCCCGGCACCTCTCCCACTTCATTGTCGTCAGCATCGGCAGAGGGATTGGCAGCGGCATCGTCATCGACAACAAAATCCACCGCGGCTTGCACGGGGCTGCTGGAGAATTCGGGCACACCCTCGTCCAGAGGAACGGGCGACCCTGTGAATGTGGTCGCCTCGGGTGCCTCGAAGCCTACACCAGCGAAAAAGCCATTCTGGAACACTACCAATCCCTCACTGGCATGCAGAGGGGTGCCAACATCACCGGACTGGTCCGACTGGCCGAAAACGGCCATGAAGCCGCCAGTGAAGTGCTCGCTGAAGCCGGAAAGCGCCTCGGGGAAGCCATCGCCTCTTACGTGAACCTGCTGGCCCCCCAGCAAGTCATCCTGTGCGGTGAAGGCACCGCGTGGGGAGAGCCTTTCTTCCGACCCATGCGGGAAGCCTACCAGCAAGGGGTGTACGCCGAAGACGCCCTCCACCTCCCCATCACTGTGGTTGAACACCGGCCTGATGCATGGACCCGCGGGGCGGCCAGCCTCGCTGTGGAGCACTTTTTCGATTTCGAGTCCAGCAAAGCCGAAATCACCCCCAGATCCGGGTAA
- a CDS encoding LacI family DNA-binding transcriptional regulator codes for MKENVTLEHVARKAGVSTATVSRIINGTGKVSEERRQAVLKAIEEVGYSPNSLAQTLVKGQSMTIGVITQDISSPFYGRILKGIEQGLQGTHYHPIIVSEEWRIDQHYQAIDHLMSRRVDAIIVLDSDPRTEQVLQAARHVPVVVVGREVPGHEKHCIYIDNFRGGHLATKHLIALGHQHIVHLAGPDDHIDARDREAGYREALQEAGLPVQEDLVVKGYFNEKDALDATERLLASEVHFTAIFAGNDQAAEGAQLALYRQGLRVPQDVSVVGFDDLPSSAYSRPPLTTIHQPTLEMGKVTVQGVLDMLSGREFVSPEFSVRLVLRESTCPPRGK; via the coding sequence ATGAAAGAGAACGTCACCCTCGAACACGTCGCCCGCAAAGCAGGGGTGTCCACCGCCACCGTTTCCAGAATCATCAACGGCACAGGCAAGGTCAGCGAAGAACGCCGTCAGGCGGTGCTCAAAGCCATTGAGGAGGTGGGTTACAGCCCAAATTCTCTGGCCCAGACACTGGTGAAAGGCCAGAGCATGACCATCGGGGTGATCACCCAGGACATCAGTTCTCCGTTTTACGGCAGGATCCTCAAGGGCATCGAGCAGGGCTTGCAGGGCACCCATTACCATCCGATCATTGTTTCGGAGGAGTGGCGCATCGACCAGCACTATCAGGCCATCGACCACCTGATGTCCCGACGCGTGGACGCCATCATCGTGCTGGACAGCGATCCCCGCACCGAGCAGGTGTTGCAGGCTGCCCGCCATGTCCCTGTGGTGGTGGTGGGCAGAGAAGTTCCAGGACATGAAAAACACTGCATTTACATCGACAATTTCCGGGGTGGGCATCTGGCCACCAAACACCTGATTGCTCTGGGCCACCAGCACATCGTGCACCTTGCCGGACCAGACGACCACATCGATGCCCGTGACCGGGAGGCAGGGTACCGTGAGGCCCTTCAGGAAGCCGGGTTGCCTGTTCAGGAAGATCTGGTGGTCAAGGGATACTTCAACGAGAAAGACGCTCTGGACGCCACCGAAAGGCTGCTGGCCAGTGAGGTGCACTTCACAGCCATCTTTGCTGGCAACGATCAGGCCGCAGAAGGGGCGCAACTTGCGCTTTACCGTCAGGGTTTGCGGGTCCCACAGGACGTTTCGGTGGTGGGTTTTGATGATTTGCCTTCCAGTGCTTACAGCCGTCCTCCGCTCACCACCATTCACCAACCGACTCTGGAAATGGGAAAAGTGACTGTTCAGGGGGTGCTGGACATGCTCTCTGGCCGGGAATTCGTTTCACCAGAGTTCTCGGTGCGTCTGGTGCTCAGGGAGTCCACCTGTCCACCCAGAGGAAAGTGA